A region of Paraburkholderia sp. BL23I1N1 DNA encodes the following proteins:
- a CDS encoding IS91 family transposase: protein MRAPLEVADIFRRCGPKYRQSHADGLSRAQRRAMSAIELCRTAALGGHVEQCDACGHQRITYNSCRHRACPKCQSLARAQWLEHRQAELLPEVEYFHVVFTLPEPIAALAFQNRRVVYDILFRTSAETLRTIAADPTHLGAEIGFITVLHTWGQNLQHHPHVHCVVPGGGIAPDGEHWIACRPGFFLPVRVLSRLFRRLFLEQLRHAFDTGALHFYGKLEALANPQAFCAFLAPAAQAEWVVYAKPPFGDARHVLDYLGRYTHRVAISNHRLVSFDDDQVTFRWKDYKHPAATKTMTLEADEFIRRFLLHVLPSGFQHIRSYGLLANRHRAARLATCRRLLGVEAPAHEIPDPMEDYRDRYQGLTGKSLRDCPVCGRGHMVCI from the coding sequence ATGCGTGCGCCACTCGAGGTGGCGGACATCTTCCGCCGCTGCGGCCCGAAGTACCGGCAGAGCCACGCCGACGGGCTCAGTCGTGCCCAGCGCCGGGCGATGAGCGCGATCGAGCTGTGCCGCACTGCGGCGCTTGGCGGCCATGTCGAACAGTGCGACGCCTGCGGTCACCAGCGCATCACCTACAACTCGTGCCGGCATCGCGCCTGCCCGAAGTGCCAGTCGCTCGCCCGCGCGCAATGGCTCGAACACCGGCAGGCTGAACTGCTGCCTGAGGTCGAGTACTTCCATGTGGTCTTCACGTTGCCCGAGCCCATCGCGGCGCTCGCCTTCCAGAACAGGCGGGTGGTCTACGACATCCTGTTCCGCACCAGCGCCGAAACCCTGCGCACCATCGCCGCCGACCCCACACACCTGGGCGCCGAGATCGGCTTCATCACGGTCCTGCATACCTGGGGGCAGAACCTCCAGCACCATCCCCACGTGCACTGCGTGGTACCGGGCGGCGGCATCGCGCCGGACGGCGAACACTGGATCGCCTGTCGCCCCGGTTTCTTCCTGCCCGTGCGGGTGCTCTCACGGCTGTTCCGGCGTCTGTTTCTCGAACAGCTGCGCCATGCCTTCGACACCGGCGCACTGCATTTCTACGGCAAGCTCGAAGCGCTTGCCAACCCCCAGGCGTTCTGCGCCTTTCTCGCGCCGGCCGCACAGGCCGAGTGGGTCGTCTATGCGAAGCCTCCGTTCGGCGACGCCCGGCACGTGCTCGACTACCTGGGGCGCTATACCCATCGCGTGGCCATCTCGAACCACCGGCTGGTCAGCTTCGACGATGACCAGGTCACCTTCCGGTGGAAAGACTATAAACACCCCGCTGCAACGAAGACCATGACCCTCGAGGCCGACGAATTCATCCGCCGCTTCCTGCTGCATGTGCTGCCGAGCGGCTTTCAGCACATCCGCAGCTACGGCCTGCTGGCCAATCGCCACCGGGCGGCGCGCCTGGCCACCTGCCGCCGGCTGCTCGGCGTCGAGGCGCCCGCGCACGAAATACCCGACCCGATGGAAGACTACCGCGACCGCTACCAGGGACTCACCGGCAAGTCCCTGCGCGATTGCCCCGTCTGCGGCAGGGGCCACATGGTGTGCATCTAA
- a CDS encoding site-specific integrase: protein MTLLRQRMLHDMQIRNLADNTQRSYLLQVSSFARHFQRSPELLGPEEIRAWLIHLREERKLAPGSLGPTIGALRFLYRVTLRRPWSDEDFPLPKKPFRLPVVLSLEEITAFFESVASFKQRTILMTAYAAGLRVSEVVHLKVTDIDSQRMVIRVNQGKNRKDRYVMLSPRLLAILRLYWQDAHPREWLFPGDIPGLPITRFAVARACNLARQRSGIQKPITPHSLRHAFATHLLETGTDVRRIQLLMGHRSLSTTARYLKVATSTICETSSPFDLLPHVEPVAPPPSPPDYF, encoded by the coding sequence ATGACACTGCTCCGCCAACGCATGCTGCACGACATGCAGATCCGCAACCTCGCCGACAACACCCAGAGGTCCTATCTGCTGCAGGTTTCCAGTTTCGCCCGGCATTTCCAGCGCTCGCCAGAATTGCTCGGCCCCGAAGAGATCCGGGCGTGGCTCATCCATCTTCGCGAGGAGCGCAAGCTGGCCCCCGGCAGCCTCGGTCCAACGATCGGCGCACTGCGCTTCCTCTACCGCGTGACGCTCAGGCGACCCTGGAGCGACGAGGACTTTCCGTTGCCCAAGAAGCCGTTCAGACTGCCAGTCGTCCTGAGCCTGGAGGAGATCACCGCCTTCTTCGAGTCGGTCGCCAGTTTCAAGCAGCGCACCATCCTGATGACCGCGTACGCCGCCGGGCTGCGGGTGTCGGAAGTCGTGCATCTGAAGGTCACCGACATCGACAGCCAGCGCATGGTCATCCGCGTGAACCAGGGCAAGAATCGTAAGGATCGCTATGTAATGCTCTCGCCACGACTGCTCGCGATCCTCCGATTGTACTGGCAAGACGCTCACCCCCGGGAGTGGCTCTTTCCGGGCGACATCCCGGGCCTGCCCATCACCCGGTTTGCCGTAGCACGGGCGTGCAACCTCGCACGGCAGCGCAGCGGCATCCAGAAACCCATCACCCCGCATTCGCTGAGGCACGCGTTCGCCACGCATCTGCTGGAAACCGGTACTGATGTGCGCAGGATCCAGCTGCTGATGGGCCATCGCAGCCTTTCTACTACGGCCAGGTACTTGAAAGTGGCAACCAGCACCATCTGTGAAACCTCCAGCCCCTTTGATCTGCTGCCGCACGTTGAGCCCGTGGCGCCTCCGCCGAGTCCGCCCGACTATTTCTGA
- a CDS encoding MFS transporter codes for MKARLNDTMVLASLPDVDLEPPRASAGWNSSGRLDVRQEIDNAPLRPFHIRLGLLISLILLADGYDLYNAAYIVHSVAGLWRLSPGEIGVLLSSGLAGFAAGSTVSGLLGDRLGRRKVLLLGCWASGIMSLTIAVAAHDFFSYVALRVVMGLALGLLMPIAVTYINEIAPARVSNVFTAWFFSLGWLAGASSAGIVAAWLTPHFGWQSLYYAGAALLSLTVLVHWLPESPHYLASRARWSELRVLLGKIRPDRAQRYESAQLYVPPRIEHRGSARVLFSSDYWVRTVSCCCAGALSLFSAYGLSGWLPTIMLKRGENLSASFAYGSLLAAMAVFGGLLAGFAADRSGDRRRVVAISFVLGAAAIWVLARSHNHNTTIIAVAAAGAFVVGSQIVLNNLVAAMYPTEIRGTGVGIFLGLSRVGAMLGPLLAGLIQQWSGTYDAMFIAIGAALLLTAALVYGAMPSSESVTPALDT; via the coding sequence ATGAAGGCCAGGCTGAATGACACAATGGTTCTCGCGTCATTACCCGACGTGGACCTTGAGCCGCCCCGTGCAAGCGCGGGATGGAACTCGTCGGGACGCCTTGACGTAAGGCAGGAGATCGACAACGCCCCCCTCCGGCCCTTCCACATCCGGTTGGGCCTGTTGATATCGCTGATACTTCTGGCTGATGGCTACGACCTGTACAACGCAGCCTACATCGTCCATTCGGTCGCCGGGCTATGGCGCCTTTCACCGGGTGAAATCGGTGTACTTCTCTCCAGCGGCCTGGCAGGCTTCGCAGCAGGATCGACCGTTTCCGGACTGTTAGGCGATCGCCTTGGCCGCAGGAAGGTGCTTCTTCTCGGATGCTGGGCATCCGGCATCATGAGCCTCACGATCGCCGTCGCAGCGCATGACTTCTTCTCATATGTCGCGCTGCGTGTGGTCATGGGCCTTGCACTCGGCCTGCTCATGCCGATCGCCGTCACCTATATCAATGAAATTGCGCCGGCGCGTGTGTCGAACGTTTTCACTGCGTGGTTCTTTTCGCTTGGCTGGCTCGCAGGCGCGTCATCGGCCGGCATTGTCGCGGCATGGCTCACACCCCATTTCGGCTGGCAGAGCTTGTACTACGCTGGCGCAGCGCTGCTCTCGCTTACGGTGCTCGTCCATTGGCTTCCAGAGTCGCCCCACTACCTCGCGAGCCGCGCCCGCTGGTCGGAACTGAGAGTGTTGCTCGGAAAGATCCGTCCTGATCGTGCGCAGCGCTACGAGTCGGCACAGCTGTACGTGCCGCCCAGGATCGAGCACCGCGGTTCCGCGCGCGTGCTTTTCTCAAGCGATTACTGGGTCCGGACTGTCAGTTGCTGTTGCGCGGGCGCACTCAGCCTGTTTTCGGCATACGGCCTCTCCGGCTGGCTCCCGACCATCATGCTCAAGCGTGGCGAAAACCTGTCGGCAAGCTTTGCTTACGGCTCCCTGCTCGCCGCAATGGCTGTTTTCGGCGGCCTCCTGGCGGGCTTCGCGGCAGACCGGTCAGGCGATCGCCGACGCGTCGTCGCCATAAGCTTCGTACTTGGCGCCGCAGCCATATGGGTGTTAGCGCGATCTCATAATCACAACACGACCATCATTGCGGTCGCCGCGGCGGGGGCGTTCGTAGTTGGATCCCAGATAGTTCTCAACAATCTGGTTGCAGCAATGTATCCCACGGAAATCCGGGGGACAGGTGTCGGTATTTTTCTCGGATTGTCGCGGGTGGGGGCGATGTTAGGACCTTTACTTGCGGGCCTTATCCAGCAATGGTCAGGCACATACGATGCCATGTTCATCGCCATCGGGGCCGCCTTGTTGCTTACTGCTGCGCTCGTATACGGTGCAATGCCTTCCAGCGAAAGTGTGACACCTGCGCTGGATACCTGA
- a CDS encoding NAD-dependent succinate-semialdehyde dehydrogenase — MPTHKLATPVLARPDLLRQAAYVGGTWIEAGDGAALDVRNPASGAIVGRVPDLKVEVVRSAIEQAATALKSWKRTTAKHRSQLLRTWHDRVVAHIEDIALILTSEQGKTLAEARGEIRYAASFIEWFAEEAKRINGDVIPAPADGHRIIVVKQPVGVCAAITPWNFPAAMITRKIGPALAAGCTVVLKPASATPFTALALAVLAEEAGIPAGVINVVTGSARPIGDELCRNPIVRKLTFTGSTEVGRELMAKSSETVKKVSMELGGNAPFIVFDDADIPKAVAGAIFSKFRNAGQTCVCTNRILVQEGVYDTFCTEFERAVARLRVGPGTAEGVDQGPLINSDAIAHLRALLEDAIARDATVTVGGNPHPLGGNFFEPTVVRDVTPDMRLFREEAFGPVAPIVRFVTEEEGIALANDTEYGLAAYFFASRMDRIVRVFEALEAGMVGINTGAISSEVVPFGGVKASGVGREGSVYGVDDYLEIKAGVLAGAF, encoded by the coding sequence ATGCCAACACATAAGCTGGCGACGCCCGTCCTCGCTCGTCCCGATCTGCTGCGTCAGGCTGCATACGTGGGCGGCACGTGGATCGAGGCCGGCGACGGGGCAGCGCTTGACGTGCGCAATCCGGCTTCGGGAGCAATCGTCGGACGCGTCCCTGACCTTAAGGTCGAAGTGGTGCGCAGCGCGATTGAGCAGGCAGCGACAGCGCTGAAATCCTGGAAGCGGACCACTGCGAAGCATCGATCGCAATTGCTGCGTACGTGGCACGACAGGGTGGTTGCGCATATCGAGGACATTGCACTGATTCTGACGTCCGAACAGGGCAAGACGCTCGCTGAGGCGCGCGGAGAGATTCGCTACGCCGCATCCTTCATCGAATGGTTCGCTGAGGAGGCGAAACGGATCAACGGCGATGTGATCCCCGCCCCTGCCGACGGCCATCGCATTATCGTCGTCAAGCAGCCCGTTGGCGTCTGTGCGGCCATCACGCCATGGAATTTTCCGGCGGCGATGATTACCCGCAAGATCGGACCGGCGCTTGCGGCGGGCTGCACGGTGGTTCTGAAGCCAGCGAGCGCCACCCCGTTCACCGCGCTGGCGCTCGCCGTGCTCGCCGAGGAAGCCGGCATTCCCGCAGGCGTCATCAACGTTGTCACGGGCAGCGCCCGCCCCATCGGCGATGAACTTTGTCGTAACCCGATCGTGCGCAAGCTCACGTTCACCGGCTCGACAGAAGTCGGTCGTGAACTGATGGCGAAATCGTCGGAAACGGTCAAGAAGGTTTCAATGGAACTGGGCGGCAACGCACCGTTCATCGTATTCGACGACGCTGACATCCCGAAGGCTGTCGCGGGCGCGATCTTCTCGAAATTCCGCAATGCCGGACAGACCTGCGTCTGTACCAACCGGATTCTGGTTCAGGAGGGCGTGTACGACACGTTCTGCACGGAATTCGAGCGTGCAGTGGCGCGGCTACGTGTAGGCCCGGGAACGGCAGAAGGCGTCGATCAAGGCCCGCTCATCAATAGCGATGCTATTGCCCATCTCCGCGCCTTGCTCGAAGACGCTATTGCGCGGGATGCGACAGTGACGGTCGGCGGCAACCCGCATCCGCTCGGAGGTAATTTCTTCGAACCGACGGTTGTGCGCGACGTGACTCCCGATATGCGGCTCTTTCGCGAGGAAGCGTTTGGTCCCGTGGCGCCGATCGTGCGATTCGTCACGGAAGAAGAAGGCATTGCGCTTGCCAACGATACGGAATACGGCCTCGCGGCTTACTTCTTCGCGTCCCGCATGGACAGGATTGTTCGCGTGTTCGAGGCGCTCGAAGCCGGCATGGTCGGCATCAACACCGGCGCGATCTCATCGGAAGTCGTTCCGTTCGGCGGAGTCAAGGCGTCCGGCGTCGGACGCGAAGGCTCTGTGTACGGAGTCGACGACTACCTCGAAATCAAGGCCGGCGTGCTCGCCGGTGCGTTCTGA
- a CDS encoding IS5 family transposase (programmed frameshift) yields the protein MARTLLSDEVWNKVRDILPGKESDRGRTASNNRWFLEAVLWIARTGSPWRDLPAEFGRWHTVYIRFSRWRSKGVWQRVVNALADQPEIEHVLIDSTIVRAHQHSAGALKKGGPQALGRSRGGLSTKLHLAVDSTGRALRLIITEGQVADISCATELVEHLRTGAVVADKGYDSDAFVNHIRAARAKAVIPPRSNRKAKRRYSRALYRTRNLVERFFNRIKHFRRVSTRYDKLADSYLVFASLACSFGPLVNVNTA from the exons ATGGCACGAACGTTACTGAGCGATGAAGTATGGAACAAGGTCCGAGACATCTTGCCGGGCAAGGAAAGCGACCGGGGTCGGACGGCATCGAACAATCGCTGGTTTCTCGAAGCGGTGCTGTGGATTGCCCGCACCGGCAGTCCATGGCGCGATCTTCCCGCGGAGTTCGGCCGATGGCATACGGTATATATCCGTTTCTCGCGCTGGCGAAGCAAGGGCGTATGGCAGCGGGTTGTGAATGCACTGGCAGACCAGCCGGAAATCGAGCACGTCCTGATCGATTCAACGATCGTGCGCGCGCACCAGCATTCGGCCGGGGCCTTAAAAAAAG GTGGGCCACAAGCGCTGGGGCGTTCCCGTGGCGGATTGAGTACCAAGCTGCATCTGGCCGTGGACTCGACAGGTCGTGCGTTGCGACTGATCATCACTGAAGGACAGGTTGCCGATATCTCCTGTGCCACAGAACTGGTGGAGCATCTGCGCACCGGGGCAGTCGTCGCAGACAAGGGCTACGATTCGGATGCCTTCGTGAATCACATTCGAGCCGCGCGGGCGAAGGCCGTCATCCCGCCGCGCTCGAATCGCAAGGCAAAGCGCCGCTACAGTCGAGCGTTGTACCGCACACGCAACCTCGTCGAGCGTTTCTTCAACCGTATCAAGCATTTTCGCCGTGTCTCCACTCGGTATGACAAGCTCGCCGACAGCTATCTCGTGTTCGCGTCCCTTGCATGCTCGTTTGGACCACTCGTAAATGTGAACACGGCCTAA
- a CDS encoding cupin domain-containing protein, with product MHELKHAFERREASFVDQTTTRPRDNHYWDPVVITREEIDGEVARLAGLPAPADGRRQSLIVHPSARKDAPGLAPGIQVMLQVLLPGEATQPMRHNATEVNFCIRGAGRTIVAGRSIAFRQYDVWNHPSFVAYQHINDSDDIQVRLVYSNIPLLQHMEIYVPDFDVALDVESGPAITHSDDDPRRKNPYGTFPIGTEGGLLMPYETLINPTVVESKPLHFPWENVKAELDKLAALGSEYVGRRLYMMYNPTTGRTNGITPNFFATMTIRPPKIVDRPHRHVSAAINYYFSGSGHSMVAGNRYDWKAGDLMLSAPGWAVHNHASHDEPVYELTIQDQPLNIYMESLLWQESLKEAPALLGTQTGFQTNRKSAT from the coding sequence ATGCATGAGCTGAAGCACGCGTTCGAACGGCGCGAGGCGTCGTTTGTCGATCAGACAACAACACGTCCGCGGGACAATCACTACTGGGATCCTGTGGTCATCACGCGCGAGGAAATCGACGGCGAAGTGGCTCGCCTCGCGGGCCTGCCGGCCCCGGCCGACGGACGCCGGCAATCGCTGATCGTGCATCCCTCAGCGCGTAAGGACGCACCGGGGCTCGCGCCCGGCATCCAGGTCATGCTGCAGGTGCTGTTGCCGGGCGAAGCCACGCAACCCATGCGCCATAACGCGACTGAGGTCAACTTCTGCATTCGCGGTGCGGGTCGCACGATCGTTGCCGGTCGCTCTATTGCATTCCGTCAATACGACGTATGGAACCATCCGTCATTCGTCGCCTATCAGCACATCAATGACTCGGACGACATCCAGGTCCGGCTGGTGTACTCGAACATCCCGCTGCTTCAGCACATGGAAATCTATGTGCCGGATTTCGATGTTGCGCTTGACGTCGAGAGCGGTCCTGCGATTACCCACTCTGATGACGATCCTCGGCGCAAGAATCCCTATGGCACGTTCCCGATCGGCACCGAGGGCGGCCTGCTCATGCCGTATGAGACGTTGATCAACCCGACCGTTGTCGAGTCGAAGCCGCTCCATTTCCCGTGGGAAAACGTAAAGGCAGAACTCGACAAACTCGCCGCACTTGGCAGCGAGTACGTGGGCCGACGTCTCTACATGATGTACAACCCGACGACGGGGCGCACGAACGGCATCACGCCGAACTTCTTTGCAACCATGACAATCCGTCCGCCAAAGATCGTCGATCGTCCGCACCGCCACGTATCGGCCGCAATCAACTACTACTTTTCCGGCTCGGGCCACAGCATGGTCGCTGGCAACCGTTACGACTGGAAAGCGGGCGACCTGATGTTGTCGGCACCCGGCTGGGCTGTGCACAACCATGCATCGCACGACGAGCCCGTGTATGAACTGACGATTCAGGATCAGCCACTGAACATCTACATGGAATCGCTCCTCTGGCAGGAGAGCTTGAAGGAAGCGCCGGCGCTGCTGGGCACCCAGACGGGCTTCCAGACCAATCGCAAGAGCGCAACCTGA
- the dapA gene encoding 4-hydroxy-tetrahydrodipicolinate synthase, with amino-acid sequence MTKLSSLRGSMTPIVTPFRNGEVDYDTYARLVDWQIANGGHGVLVNGTTAEPSTLTTAERNRLVDVAIEAAAGRVPVIAATGSQSLAETLELTSHADKAGVDGLLVVTPYYIKPPQRGLVEYYAEVGQRTERPLMIYHIPGRAAVNVDLATVKAIRERVPNLIGMKHAVNDMGFVTHMLDTFGPDWRVFVGLEELSFPMLAVGACGLMNAVGNLAPRKVADLFEAVDQGDLAAGRKLHFDLFELNLSVFFDTNPIPIKYMMKRLGLLPVNEHRLPMVPATPELEKRLDHVLERAGLI; translated from the coding sequence ATGACCAAACTTTCTTCATTGCGGGGTTCAATGACCCCGATCGTCACGCCGTTCCGGAACGGCGAGGTCGACTACGACACCTACGCGCGGCTCGTGGACTGGCAGATCGCCAACGGCGGTCACGGCGTGCTCGTCAACGGCACTACTGCAGAACCCAGCACGCTGACGACTGCTGAACGCAATCGCCTTGTCGACGTGGCGATCGAGGCTGCGGCCGGTCGCGTGCCGGTGATCGCGGCGACCGGTTCCCAATCGCTAGCGGAAACGCTTGAGCTGACTTCCCATGCGGACAAAGCAGGCGTCGACGGGCTGCTGGTTGTCACGCCGTACTACATCAAGCCGCCACAACGCGGCCTCGTCGAGTATTACGCAGAAGTTGGCCAACGCACAGAACGGCCGCTAATGATCTATCACATCCCGGGGCGCGCGGCCGTGAACGTGGATCTCGCGACCGTCAAGGCAATCCGGGAGCGCGTGCCGAACCTCATCGGCATGAAACACGCCGTCAACGATATGGGTTTCGTCACGCACATGCTTGACACGTTCGGGCCCGACTGGCGTGTGTTTGTAGGCCTCGAGGAACTGAGCTTCCCGATGCTCGCGGTCGGTGCATGCGGATTGATGAATGCGGTCGGCAATCTCGCACCCCGCAAGGTCGCCGACCTCTTCGAGGCCGTCGACCAGGGCGATCTTGCGGCAGGGCGAAAGCTGCACTTCGATCTGTTTGAACTGAATCTGTCAGTGTTCTTCGACACCAATCCGATTCCGATCAAGTACATGATGAAGCGGCTGGGCCTGCTGCCGGTCAACGAGCATCGGCTGCCCATGGTCCCTGCGACTCCCGAACTCGAAAAACGCCTCGACCACGTGCTCGAACGCGCAGGTCTCATCTGA
- the nadC gene encoding carboxylating nicotinate-nucleotide diphosphorylase, with the protein MLECNETLQQALERNVEDALREDIGRGDWTARLVPPKKRVQAFVTAKEDAVVAGQSWFAACVARLDTDAQIQWLVHEGVPVKANSVVCRISGDARALLSAERSALNFLQMLSGVATVTRRYVDEISGVSPNSKGCAILDTRKTLPGLRQAQKYAVRVGGGLNHRMALWDGILIKENHIAAAGGVRRALEQAKSLGGNISIEIEVENLVELQEALDAGAECILLDDFSLDDMSHAFIVNGGRAVLEVSGGVDLDSLRAIAATGVDRISSGALTKHVRAIDLSMRIHA; encoded by the coding sequence ATGCTCGAGTGCAACGAGACTCTGCAGCAGGCGCTAGAGCGCAACGTCGAAGATGCGCTGCGCGAGGATATCGGACGTGGGGACTGGACCGCGCGACTCGTGCCGCCCAAGAAACGCGTACAAGCCTTTGTCACGGCCAAAGAAGACGCAGTGGTTGCCGGCCAGTCCTGGTTCGCAGCTTGTGTGGCAAGGCTGGACACCGACGCGCAAATTCAATGGCTTGTTCACGAAGGCGTACCAGTTAAAGCTAACTCGGTCGTGTGTCGCATCAGCGGCGACGCAAGAGCCCTATTGTCTGCAGAGCGATCAGCACTGAACTTCCTGCAAATGCTATCCGGCGTAGCCACCGTGACACGTCGCTACGTCGACGAAATTTCGGGTGTTTCGCCCAATTCCAAAGGATGTGCGATTCTCGATACAAGGAAGACGCTGCCAGGACTTCGACAAGCGCAGAAGTATGCCGTGCGCGTCGGAGGCGGATTAAACCATCGCATGGCGCTGTGGGACGGCATCTTGATCAAAGAGAATCACATCGCTGCTGCAGGCGGGGTGCGCCGGGCGCTCGAGCAAGCAAAGAGTCTGGGAGGGAACATCAGCATCGAGATCGAAGTGGAAAACCTCGTCGAGCTCCAGGAGGCGCTGGACGCAGGGGCAGAATGCATCCTCCTGGATGACTTCAGCCTCGACGACATGTCACACGCCTTCATCGTGAACGGCGGTCGCGCGGTTCTGGAGGTGTCCGGCGGCGTTGACCTGGATTCCCTGCGCGCAATCGCCGCTACAGGCGTGGATCGTATTTCGAGTGGTGCGCTTACCAAGCATGTTCGCGCTATCGACTTGTCGATGCGGATTCACGCCTGA
- a CDS encoding MFS transporter: MNQEHIDVRDFLDAQKGCRLQWTVVALIFAFCLVDGFDATVIGFLAPAIKAEWGLSPADLAPIFGFGMAGLLVGGLICGPLADRRGRKPVIVAAVAFFGLTTLGAALVDSVRAMVALRFLTGIGLGGAMPIALTHLAEFAPTNMRARMMAWAGIGFTLGGAASGQVAAHLISHLGWRGVMIFGAVLPLLLCVLLIAFLPESLRYLVVRGADESRIRRVVERIVPDFAGKLIHRDVEESGGNRVSVLALFRQNLFATTVLIWATYCCSLFLFYLMSSWLPLILSTTGMTTRHAATVSSIFLLAGAVGMLILGFAMDKFRGEVVLGLAYAAGAVFVWLVGMSADPTTLTALIVCFGLSVGGAQSIIPSLVASCYPTPTRATGVSWASAFGRVGAFIGSIAGGIMLTLHLPTSTIFSLMAVPAVIAAVALLALNRARHPVATPVLGK, translated from the coding sequence GCAGAAAGGTTGCCGTCTGCAGTGGACGGTTGTGGCGCTGATTTTCGCGTTCTGTCTCGTCGATGGCTTCGACGCGACCGTGATTGGTTTTCTTGCCCCGGCTATCAAGGCGGAATGGGGATTGTCCCCCGCCGACCTTGCACCTATATTTGGTTTCGGGATGGCGGGCCTGCTGGTCGGTGGCTTGATCTGCGGTCCTCTGGCGGACCGCCGTGGTCGCAAGCCGGTAATTGTCGCCGCCGTCGCATTTTTTGGCCTTACGACGCTCGGCGCCGCGCTCGTCGATAGCGTCAGGGCGATGGTCGCACTTCGATTTCTGACGGGAATCGGGCTCGGTGGCGCAATGCCGATTGCGCTGACGCATCTGGCCGAGTTCGCGCCGACCAACATGCGTGCGCGAATGATGGCGTGGGCGGGCATCGGCTTCACTCTGGGCGGGGCTGCGTCAGGCCAGGTTGCCGCGCATCTTATTTCGCATCTGGGCTGGCGCGGTGTGATGATATTCGGTGCCGTGCTACCCCTGCTGCTGTGTGTATTGCTGATTGCGTTTCTTCCAGAGTCGTTGCGCTACCTCGTCGTTAGAGGCGCTGATGAGTCACGGATCCGCCGGGTCGTTGAGCGGATCGTGCCAGACTTCGCCGGCAAGCTGATTCACCGTGACGTCGAAGAATCAGGCGGTAATCGTGTGTCGGTTCTGGCGCTGTTCCGGCAGAACCTGTTTGCGACGACGGTGCTGATCTGGGCCACGTACTGTTGCAGTCTCTTCCTGTTTTACCTGATGAGCAGCTGGCTACCGCTTATCCTCAGCACGACAGGGATGACCACGCGACATGCAGCCACTGTCTCGTCGATCTTCCTACTTGCGGGCGCGGTTGGCATGCTGATACTCGGCTTTGCGATGGACAAGTTTCGGGGGGAAGTGGTGCTGGGCCTGGCCTACGCGGCCGGTGCAGTCTTCGTATGGCTGGTCGGGATGTCCGCGGACCCGACGACACTGACTGCGCTAATCGTCTGCTTCGGACTGTCAGTGGGCGGAGCGCAGAGCATCATTCCGTCTCTGGTCGCGTCGTGTTATCCAACGCCAACGAGAGCCACGGGAGTCAGTTGGGCGTCTGCGTTTGGCCGGGTGGGCGCATTCATCGGATCGATAGCGGGGGGCATTATGTTGACCTTGCATCTGCCCACCTCGACAATATTTTCACTGATGGCCGTGCCTGCGGTGATTGCGGCAGTTGCCTTGCTGGCATTAAACAGGGCACGGCATCCAGTGGCGACGCCCGTACTGGGCAAATGA